The following nucleotide sequence is from Borrelia sp. A-FGy1.
AAGTCTTGAAAATTAATAGTTTAAATCCCAATGTTTATGTTAAAATAGGAGATATATATAGAAAGAGAGATAAAGATTACCCTAAAGCTCGAAAATATTGGAGAGAAGCATTAAGCATTAATCCTTATTTAGAGGAAGCAAGGGAAAGGCTTAGGATTAACTTAGAAGATTTTTAGGGGGCTTGATTTGAACTTATTTAAGTCTTTTTTGATAGATATTGGCATTGATCTTGGTACATGCAATACTTTGGTTTACATTAAGGATTATGGTGTGGTTATGAGTGAGCCTTCGGTTGTTGCTATTGATGTTACTAAGGGTAATAGAGTTGTTGCTGTTGGTCGAAATGCTAAAAAGATGCTTTGGAAAACTCCAGAGAACATTAAGGCAGTAAGGCCTCTTCGTGATGGTGTTATTGCTGACATTGAAAATACAGAAAAAATGATTAAGTATTTTATAAATCATATTTTTTCTAGAAAAAAATTATTTTTTAAACCTAGAATGGTAATAGGAGTGCCAACTTGCATTACAGAAGTTGAGAGGAGGGCTGTTAAAGAGAGTGCAATGAATGCAGGTGCTCGTGAGGTTAAAGTTATTGAAGAATCTCTTGCCGCTGCTATTGGATCAGATATTCCTATTTTTGAACCAACAGGTCATATGGTATGTGATATTGGTGGGGGGACTACTGAAATATCTGTCATTTCTCTTGGTGGGATGGTAGTAAGTAGAGCTATTAGGACTGGTGGAGATGAATTTGATGAAAGTATAATAAAATATATGAGAAATGCTCATAACATTATTATTGGACAACAAACGGCAGAAAAATTAAAAATTAAGATAGGTAATGTTTATCCAGATACTCATAATTTGAAAGTGGAAACAATAGATATTAAAGGAACAGATGCTGTTACAGGTCTTCCCAGAAAGCAGATTGTTGATTCTATGGAAGTAAGAGAATCTTTAAAGGAGCCTATTAGTACAGTTGTTGATGAGGTTAAGAGAACTCTTGGTGCTACACCTCCAGAACTTGCGACAGATATTGTTGAGCGTGGAATTATATTAACAGGAGGAGGAGCTCTTCTTAAAGGGCTTAATAGGCTTTTGTCAAAAGAAACAGGAGTGCCCGTTTATGTAGCAGACAATCCTCTTCTTTCTGTATCTGTTGGAGCAGGTTTATTTTATGACTATGCTAATAGGATAGATATTAGTAAGAATATATATAGTTTTATTAATGAATAGATATGAAGTTTCTTGTTAAGTTCAAGAATTTTGTTAAGGTACTAAGTATATTAATACTTGCCATTATTCTTATGGTATATGATTCTAGTGGTCATAGCAAGAAGACAAAAGACAATTTTTTTGTTTTTACCTTAAATTCATATATTCAGGATAATTTGCATGAATTTTTTAGTTTTATTTCTAGTATTTTTAAGGCAATAAGTGAATATAAGGATTATGGTGAGAGAATAGAGGAATACAAAAAAAGAATACAACAACTTGAGATAGTTACTCAAAATGTTCAAATACTAAGACAAGAAAATTCTAGACTTAAGGAACAACTTGGGTTTTATTCATCAAATTCTAGTGAGTTTATACCAGCTGAAATAATTTATTTAAATTATTCAAATATTTCTTCTTTAATGGCAATTAACAAGGGTTATAGTGACGGTGTTCAAAAAGATATGGTAGCTGTTGCTTATCAAGATGGATTTAGTGGCTTGGTTGGAAAAGTTGTTAAAGTTTATGCAAATACTGCTAAAATTTTACCTTTAACTAGTTATGAGAATTTTGTCTCTGCAAGAATTCAAAATAGCAAGTTTATTGGCCTTGTTGAAGGTAAGGGATATGGTGAGCCACTTGAGATGAATTATGTTAATAGATTAGCTGAAAATGATTTAAAAGTGGGTGACTCTGTAGTTACAGCTGGGTTTAGTGATTATCCCGGTGGGATTTATATAGGTAAGATTATTCATTTTAATATTCTTGAATATAATTCTCTTTTAAGTATTAAAATAGAACCTATAATGGTTTTGGATAGATTAGAGTATGTTTTTTTGATTAAAGATGATAAGGTGATACAAAATTGATATCTTTTGTTATTTATTACATCACTAGCATATTTTTGGGTCAAATTTTTCAATATTATTTTTCAGTTAATTTTTCTTTTTCAATAGATATATTTTTAATAATTTTAATTTTTAATTCTCTAAATTTTATTTTTAATGTAGGTTTAATTTCTAGTATTTTACATGGTTTTATTATGGATTATTTTACAGGACTACCGCTTGGTTTTTTTGTATTTAGTTATGTTTTAGTATTTTATATTCTTGGTAAAATTAAGATTTTAATTCCTAAAAGTATGCTTAGCATGACAATGTTTTTTGTTCTATCAAAATTTATTATTTGGTTTGTTGCAATGACTTTTTCAGATTTTATAGATCTTAAGGGATTTAATTATGAAATATTTAATCTTAATCTTATTGTAAATATAGTATTTATAAATTTTTTGTATCCAATTTTAAGTTATTTTACTAGAAATCTTTATATTTTTAGAGAGGAGTATTAAATGAAGGTTATCTTTAAAGAAAGATATAGATTTGGATTATTGCTTGTTTCTTTTGTTTTTTTTATATATTTTTTTACTTTATTTAAGATGCAGATTGGAAAACATTTGTTTTATGATAGAGAAGCAACGGTTCTTTTATCTAGGGTTGAAAAAATTAATGCTTCAAGAGGTGAAATTTTAGATTCAAATTTGAATGTTATTGCAAATAATATTACTGCATTTGTTTTAAAAGTTAGTTTGGAACAATATTATAATATGTCTCTTGAAGATAGAGAAGAGATGTTAGATTTTTTATCAAATACTCTGAATATAGATCGAGAACTTATTTTTTCTAAGATTGAAGCTCCTAGAGGATATCTTAAAGATGTAGAAATAGTTGAACTTAGTCCTGAGATGTTATTTAGAATATCTGAAAAAAGAAGTTATTATCCTGCACTTCTATGGTCATATTCTTTTAAAAGAAATTATTTGGTGGATAACTCTTATTCTCATCCTATTGGGTATGTTGGTAGGATTAATCAAAGAGAACTTCGTTCTTTCTATAATGTTAAAGGGTATGATAATAATTCTACTATAGGAAAGTCGGGAATTGAACAAATTTATGATAGTTATATTAGAGGTAAGGATGGGTTAATTAAATATAAGGTAGATTCTAAAGAAAGAAAAATAGATAATGGCTCTATTATAGAAAATATGACTCCTGGGAATAATATTGTTTTAAATCTTAATAAGGATATTCAAATGCTTGCCAAAAATACTTTAGGGGATAGGTATGGTACTATAGTTGTATTAAAGCCTTCAACAGGAGGTATTTTAGCTCTTCATAATTATCCTTACTATTCAATGAAGGATGTTTATAATAAATATTCTAGAGAAGATTATTCTTTTCTGAATAGGGCAGTACAATCAGTTTACCCTCCTGCTTCTATTTTTAAGTTGGTTATGGCTACCGCAATATTGGAAGAAAAAGTTTTTGATAAAGACAGAAAGATACATTGTCCAGGATACTTTAAGGTAGGTAATAGAATTTTTAATTGTTGGCATCGTGGCGGGCATGGTTATGTCAATTTAGAAGAAGCTATTGCACATTCATGTAATGTTTATTTTTATACAATGGGGCTTAAGTATCTTGGGGCGGAGAAAATTTTTAAATATGCAAGAGAATATGGGTTTGGTGAGAGGACAGGTATCGATTTGCCAAATGAGGTATCAGGACTCCTTCCAAGTCCAGAATGGAAGGAGAAAACTTTTAAGCAACCTTGGGTTGGTGGTGATACTGTAAATTTTTCAATAGGGCAAGGATTTTTAAATGCTACTCCTATTCAGATTGCTAATATGATAGCTATGATTGCAAATGAAGGTTTTGTATATAAGCCAAGAGTTGTCAATAAAATTTTAGATGGAAGTACTAATAAGGTTGTTCTTGAAAGTACTCCAGAGATTCTTAGAAATACTAAACTTATTAGTAAGAGTACCTTTAAGTTTTTAAAAAAGTATATGAGAAGTGTTATAACTTATGGTA
It contains:
- a CDS encoding rod shape-determining protein MreD; the protein is MISFVIYYITSIFLGQIFQYYFSVNFSFSIDIFLIILIFNSLNFIFNVGLISSILHGFIMDYFTGLPLGFFVFSYVLVFYILGKIKILIPKSMLSMTMFFVLSKFIIWFVAMTFSDFIDLKGFNYEIFNLNLIVNIVFINFLYPILSYFTRNLYIFREEY
- a CDS encoding rod shape-determining protein, which codes for MNLFKSFLIDIGIDLGTCNTLVYIKDYGVVMSEPSVVAIDVTKGNRVVAVGRNAKKMLWKTPENIKAVRPLRDGVIADIENTEKMIKYFINHIFSRKKLFFKPRMVIGVPTCITEVERRAVKESAMNAGAREVKVIEESLAAAIGSDIPIFEPTGHMVCDIGGGTTEISVISLGGMVVSRAIRTGGDEFDESIIKYMRNAHNIIIGQQTAEKLKIKIGNVYPDTHNLKVETIDIKGTDAVTGLPRKQIVDSMEVRESLKEPISTVVDEVKRTLGATPPELATDIVERGIILTGGGALLKGLNRLLSKETGVPVYVADNPLLSVSVGAGLFYDYANRIDISKNIYSFINE
- the mrdA gene encoding penicillin-binding protein 2, with product MKVIFKERYRFGLLLVSFVFFIYFFTLFKMQIGKHLFYDREATVLLSRVEKINASRGEILDSNLNVIANNITAFVLKVSLEQYYNMSLEDREEMLDFLSNTLNIDRELIFSKIEAPRGYLKDVEIVELSPEMLFRISEKRSYYPALLWSYSFKRNYLVDNSYSHPIGYVGRINQRELRSFYNVKGYDNNSTIGKSGIEQIYDSYIRGKDGLIKYKVDSKERKIDNGSIIENMTPGNNIVLNLNKDIQMLAKNTLGDRYGTIVVLKPSTGGILALHNYPYYSMKDVYNKYSREDYSFLNRAVQSVYPPASIFKLVMATAILEEKVFDKDRKIHCPGYFKVGNRIFNCWHRGGHGYVNLEEAIAHSCNVYFYTMGLKYLGAEKIFKYAREYGFGERTGIDLPNEVSGLLPSPEWKEKTFKQPWVGGDTVNFSIGQGFLNATPIQIANMIAMIANEGFVYKPRVVNKILDGSTNKVVLESTPEILRNTKLISKSTFKFLKKYMRSVITYGTAKNSVLTKAVSVAGKTGTGQTGVIGFENSSFVGLAPYNQTSDEQVIVFSLVEGRSNADMWPAKAVDLIMQGIFANQSYEDILREYRPWYIR
- the mreC gene encoding rod shape-determining protein MreC is translated as MKFLVKFKNFVKVLSILILAIILMVYDSSGHSKKTKDNFFVFTLNSYIQDNLHEFFSFISSIFKAISEYKDYGERIEEYKKRIQQLEIVTQNVQILRQENSRLKEQLGFYSSNSSEFIPAEIIYLNYSNISSLMAINKGYSDGVQKDMVAVAYQDGFSGLVGKVVKVYANTAKILPLTSYENFVSARIQNSKFIGLVEGKGYGEPLEMNYVNRLAENDLKVGDSVVTAGFSDYPGGIYIGKIIHFNILEYNSLLSIKIEPIMVLDRLEYVFLIKDDKVIQN